Part of the Syntrophorhabdaceae bacterium genome is shown below.
GATGCGCTCGATCAGTTTCTCCGCGTGCTTCATCTCCACTATGGCGCGTTCGCGGATGGTTCCGTGGAGCCGTATGTATTTCCAGTTCTCACACATTTCGGCATGGACCATGTACTGGTTTATGGCAGACAACTCTTCTGCCAGACGTGCGTTAAGGTGTTCGATCACCCTCTCGTTTCCTTTCATGGGGAGTCCTCCTCTCTCTGTTTGATTTCCGCCGCTCCTATGCTGAAGGCCTCTATTCACGACGGGATACACACATAAAGGTATATAATCAGGAACTCCGTTCCGGTCAAGGCGCTTGGGAGTGCGTATCGGATGAGAATTCGGCAAAAGCCTGGCGACGGGATAAGAGAGGGCTTAAGGTCTTACGGGCGCGGGTACGAGAGGGGAGGAGGGTCCCGGCGCAAGGGGGACGTAGCTGCCTTTATTGTCGGGCATTCCATAAGGCAGAGGCACGACCACGTCGGACTGTCCGTTGGAGTTGGAGGGAGCGACGATGGTTGACGTATCCGGCAGACCCCTTCTGATCTGCACGCCGCCCTTTGTAAGGTCTTCTTTAGTGAGGCCGCCCTTCACTATCTCGGCTGCCGTAATGTTATCCACATATTCCGAAGTCGCGGCGGCGGCTTCCCTCTGGTTCTTGATGACGTGGGGGGTGAGAAGGATGATGATCTCCACCCTGCTCGTCTTCCTGTGCCTGTTCCCGAAGAGGTATCCCAGGATGGGGATATTCCTGAGGTATGGGATGCCCGAGCTGTCCCTCGTGTTATCCTCCCTGATAAGGCCGCCTATGATGATGGTCTGGCCGTCCTGGACCACGAGGCTCGACGAGGCCTCGGTCTTGTCGAGGATGATCTGCGTCTCGTTCGCGTAGAGGGTGATCGTCTCGAAGGTGGAGACTTCCTGGCTCATCTCCAGGGTCACGAGGCCGCTCGCGTTGATCTGGGGCTTCACCTTCAGGATTATACCGATATCCTTGTATTGCACGGTCCTCTGGGGCGCCACGGTCGTGGAGCCGTAGGTCTCCGACGTGATCAGCGGTACCTGCTGGCCCACCTGGATACGGGCTTCCCGGTTATCGCTGACAAGAATATGGGGCGCGGCAAGGAGCTTGGCCTTGGAATCGCTGGCGAGGGCGTTCACGTAGGCCCGGACCAGGCCGTTGGAGTCAGCCCCGATAAAGGTAAATCCACTGCCGGCTAGTTTGGTCGGATCGGCGATTCCGGCGGCTTGCGCTGTCAGTGTGCTCTGGTTAAGTGATATGGGGCCCTGAATGCGATCCGATCCTATATTGAATTTAAGGTTCATGGAATAGGCGAGACCCAGGGTCAGCTCGTCGGTCAGGCTGATCTGGGCGATTACCCCCTCGATCACGACCTGCCGCGGGGTGATGTCGATCTTTACGATCGTCTCCTTGATCAGCTCGTAATCTTCGGGCGTGGCGAGGACTATGACCGAGTTTATGATGTCGTCATGGAAGATCCTCGTGATCTCCGATACGAGCATCTCCTGGCCTGGCATCCTTCCTGCCTGGTACCCCATCATGGACGGCTGGGCCATTGAGGGGGTCGGCATTGCGCCGGTCGAGGGTCCCGTGGTGAGTCCCCCCGTGGCCGGCCGTGCCCCGGAGGTGCCGGTGGAGAGGGAGGCCCCGGTCATGGGCGTGGTACCCGTCATGCCTGACATGCCCGGTCTCGCGCCTAAGAATATCTGGTTCAGAAGGTTCGCGATGTCCCTGGCCTTTCCGCTCTGGACCTGGTACACGTAGACCGTGGCCCGCTTCTTCTTCTGTTTCTCATTGTCGAATGTCTCGATGAGGCTGAGGATCCTCCGCACGCTCGCATCCGTGTCGACGATAATAATCTGATTGCTCTTCGGTACGTCGAGTACCACGGCATTTGCGGAAAGGAAAGGGGTGATGAGCTTCACCACCTCCGTTGACTGAAGGAAGGTAATGGGCACGACCTGGATGATCGATTTCCCTTCGACTATTATTTTGGCGGGGTCCCGTCCGAAAGCCACGGGAGAGGGCTCCCGCGCCACTTCAGCGAGGGGCACAATGCGGTAGAGGCCCGCGTCCTCCACCACGCCGATCGCGTTCAGCCTCAGGATCACTTCCATTACCTGAAGGACCTGATTTTTCGGAATGGGCGCCACGGAGCGGAAGGTGACCCTGCCCTTGATCCTGGGGTCGATCACATAATTCACCCTGAGAATATCGCCGAAGACAGTCTGGATCACGGAAAATACATCCGCGTCATCGAAATTGAGGCTGATCATGCCGCCCTGGGCCTGTGCGGAAGAAGCAGGGGAGGGCCGACGTGGTGCGGGCGCCGGAGGCGGTGTTCCGGGAGCCGGGGGACCCTGGATGGCCCGTGACGGCGGTACGGCCGGGGGACCCTGTACCGGCGGCGGGGGTGTCGCGCGTCGCGCGGGCTGGCCCGGCTGTACGGTTCCCGGTTGGGGTGCGCCAGGCGCCGCGGGTGCAGGCGGCACAGGTCGAACACCGGGCTGCGGAACAGGGGCCGGTTGAAGGGGCACGGGAATTTGCGGTGAAGCGGGTGCGGGGCCGGCAGTTTGATTCTGTCCCGGGGCGATAGCCTGGTTCTGGACCTGCGCGGGCTGAGGTGCCTGGCCCTGGGCTGCCTGTGGATTTGGAGCGCCTTGTGCCTGCGGAGTTTGCACCTGTTGCGGCGAAGTTATCTGTTGGTTTTGAACGGGTTGCGAGATTTGGAGCTGGGCAAGCCGGATGTTCCGGGATTGGGGGGCAGTGGGTGCGATAAGATCCGACGCGAAATGCGCGGTCCCTTCTTTCCCGGGTGTCTCCGAGGCGGCGCCATAGGAAAAACAGAGGCTTAAGACCGTCCCGAGGAGAATCACTCCCCAGATTCCTTTGAAACGTCTCTTACGCAGGCCGTCCCCCTTAAAGTAAACTAAAAGTAATGCATCTCGTGAATAAAGTCAAATAGGGTATAGCTTTAGCAGGGCAGGGCCTCCAAGGGGTCTATATCGCCAAATTATCCCTTTTTTTCTCAAAATGGGGGTTTTCATCACATCTCACGCTTCACCCAGCTCTCCCCATAGGACCATTCAAGCTCTTCCTAATCCCAGCTCGTCACATCCTTATCTTCACCTTCGCCGCCCGCGGTCCCATCCCTTCCATAGGAAGAAATATCATATTCTCCATGGGTGCCGGGACACTGGTAATTATAGGGTTTTCCCCATGGGTCCGCGGGAAGGGCCTTCTTGAGGTAGGGCCCGTCCCAATTTTCGGTACCGGGATTGGCAACAAGGGCGTTCAAGCCTTCCTGGGAGGTGGGATAGCGGCCTACGTCCAGGCGGAACTGGTCCAGGGACTGGCCCAACAGCTCGATCTGGGCCTTTGCCGCGGCCTGTTTTCCCTTTCCCAGTTTGGGAAAAAGCTTAGGGCCCACCAGGGCTGCGAGGAGTCCTATAATCACCATGACGACAAGAAGTTCAACAAGGGTAAAACCGCGTCTATCTGTTCTCCTGATCTTCCTGATGAGCATTTTTTGCCTCCATTTGTAATTAATAAGTATAATTAGCAGGGGATATTTGTCAACCCATGACAGCGGTTCCGCCTGCTTCGACCCCTTCTCCCTCTTGAATGACCGGGAACCGCGGGTCAGGGCTGGGTCTCGTTCTGGCTCCCTTTCGCCTGCTCGGGCAGAAAGGAAAAATCCTCGTTCGGGTACAAGGTCAGGGCCTTTGACATGAATTCTATCCAGATGGGCAGCGCTGCCGTGCCGCCTGATTCTTTATTTCCCAAATATGCCTTTTTGTCGAAGCCCACCCATACGGCGCAGAGCAGGTTGGGAGAAAAACCGATGAACCATGCGTCCCTGAACTCGTCGGTAGTCCCCGTCTTGCCTGCGAGCGAGTAAGGCATCCCGGCCGCAGCCCTCGCGGTGCCCCGCTTGACCACCCCTTTCATGATATCCACCAGGGAGAGGGCCACCTCGGGTGCGACTACCACCTCACCGTGGACCTCTTCGACATACTTCTCCTCCCCTTCAGTGGTGGCTACCCTTTTCACCGCGACAGGGGGCATATAGATGCCGCCCCTGGCGATTGCCGCATAGGCGTTGGCCAGGTCAAGGGGGGCGATCTCGGTAGTCCCCAAAGCGAGGGAGAGGTTCGGCTGAAAGTTGGCATCGATATGGAGCCTTTTTGCGAGGTCGATCACGTTATCGAGGCCGGTTTTTTCGAGGAGCCGCACCGTCGCTGTATTGAGGGAGGCCTCGAGGGCCCTGCGCATGGTCACGTCGCCCATATACTGGTTCTTGTAGTTCCTGGGGCTCCACACGGTATGGGTATAGGGGTTGGTAAAGGACAGGGGGCCGTCGCGCAGTATGGTGTCCGGCTTAAAGCCCTTTTCCAAAGCCGCGAGATAGATGATCGGCTTGAAGGAAGAGCCCGGTTGTCTCTTGGCCTGGACCGCCCTGTTGAAGGGGGAGGTGGAGAAGTCTTTCCCGCCTATCAAGACTTTCAGCTCCCCGGTCTTTACCTCTATGGCGATGACGGCGACCTCGGGGATCTCCTTGGCGCCGGGGTTTCTGTTTTTATAGAGCTCCACCCCTTTCTGTATCGCCTCGTAGGCATATTCCGTCATTTTGAGGTTTACGGTCGTTTTCACGTTAAGGCCCGTGGTGTAGATCTCCTGGGGTTCGGTCACGTATTCTTCGAGCATCTGCTTCACATACTCGATGAAATAGCCGTTTTTCTTTTCATATGCCCGGAAGGGCGCCACGGTGAGGGGGGTTTTCACTGCCTTGGCGTAAGAATTCCTGGGAATAAAACCTGCCTCCTGCATCCGAAAGAGGACGGTGTTTCTCCTTTCGAGGGCCCTTGTCGGGGCTTTGAAGGGAGAGAGCCTCGAAGGCGATTTGGTAAGGGCCGCGAGGGTGGCGCATTCCTCCAGGGTCAGCTCCTTTGCCCTTTTGTGGAAGTAGGTATATGCCGCGGCTTCGACCCCGTGGGCCCCTTCACCGAGATAGATGAGGTTGAGGTACATGTTGAGTATCTCGTCCTTTGAGTAGGAGCGCTCGATCTGTATGGCGAGGACCGCCTCTTCTATTTTCCTCTTGAAGGTCTTCTGCTGGCTCAGGTAGAGGTTACGGGCGAGCTGCTGGGTAATGGTGGAAGCCCCTTCGCTGATGCCCCGTTTCATGAGGTTCCTGAATGCAGCCCTGCCTATGCCCCTGACATCGATGCCGAAATGGCTGTAAAACCGCACGTCCTCGATGGCGATAAAGGCATATTTCAGGTTATAAGGCATCTCCGTAATGGGAATGGGAAGCCTTTTCTCCACGAAAAGCTCGGAATAGAGGGTGCCGTCATCCGAGTAGAGCCTGGTCGATGATTTCGGCTTGTAGCTTTCGAGCTGCTTCACGTCCGGTATTTCAAGGTAATTGACGAGGGCGTAGCCGAAGCCCGCGCCGAAGACGGCCGGCAGGAGGAGAAAGAGGATAGTCAGTTTTATAACCCTTGAATACATGCCGGGCATATTATACTTTATATGCGCCCATGTTATCAAACAAGACCAAAATCCTTGCCGTTGTAGGCCCCACGTGCACAGGGAAGTCGGCCCTCGCCCTCACGCTGGCCGCGCAATTTGACGCAGAGATCATCAATGCCGATTCCATGCAGGTCTACCGTCATTTCACGATCGGCACCGCAAAGCCGGACACGGTCGTGCTCGGCGCAATCCCCCACCACCTTATCGATATCGCCGAGGCGGAAGAAGATTTCAATGCGGCCCTCTTTGTGGAAAAAGCCGACCGCGCAATCTCGGAGATTACGGCCCGGGGGAAGCTCCCTATCCTTGTGGGAGGCACCGGCCTCTACCTGAGGGCCCTTACCTACGGCCTTTTCAAAGCGCCCTCGGACACGGCAATCCGGGAAGAGCTGAGGGATGAATACGACAGGGACCCCCTCGGCTTCTATGAAAGGCTTAAGGAAATAGATTATGCCTACGCCATGAGGATCAGTTTTAAAGACCGGGTGAGGGCGGTGCGGGCCATGGAGGTATTTCGCCTTACCGGGAGCCCCATGTCGGAGCTTGAAAAGGAGCACGGATTCCGGGAAGCCCGATACGACATGCTCAAGATCGGTCTCACGGGAGAAAGGGAAGAACTTTACAGGAGGATCAACGGAAGAGTGGAGGAGATGCTCGAACGGGGCTGGGTGGAGGAGGTAAAGGGTCTGATTGCCATGGGCTATGATGAAGCGGCCAAGCCCTTCGGGAGCATCGGATACCGGGAGATCCTCCTTTATATAAAGGGTGAAATCCCTTACGAGGTTATGGTAGAAGATATCAAGAAGCATACGCGCCATTACGCGAAAAGGCAGGTTACCTGGTTTTCCAAGGAGAAGGAAGTGAACTGGTTCAGTTACCCCAGGCAGACCAGGGCGATCGAAGAGAAAATAAAGGAGTTTTTGGGCTCATGGAGCTGAAGAGCATTATCGAGGCAATTCTCTTCTCCTCGGCGAGACCGGTATCGCTCAGGTATCTCACCAGGAAATTGAGCGATTTCCCCCCTGATGACGTGGCGCGGGCGCTCAGCGACCTCACCCAGGAATATTACGCGTCCGGGCGCGCCATGGTGATCCAGGAGGTGGCGGGCGGCTTTCAAATGAGGACCAGGCCGGACTACCGCGAATGGGTGACGAGGTTCGTGAGGGAAAAAGAAGTGGGCCTCACGAAATCCCTTCTCGAAGTGCTCTCCATTATTGCCTATAAACAACCGATCTCCAAGCGCGAGATCGATCAGATGCGGGGGGTCGATTCGTCGCGCGCCATAAAGATCCTCCTCGAGCGGCATCTCATCGAGCTCGGGGGCAGGCTCGACGACGTGGGTAAACCCGTAGGCTTCAGGACCACCCACAACTTCCTCGAGACCTACGGCCTCAAGAACCTCGCAGATTTACCTACCTTCAAGGAAGTGGAAGCATTGGAAAGCTGACTTTTCCCAGACAAAGTCGGCTCAAGTCCCACTGTGAGAGCCCCACCCGCAGGCGCTTCAGGACCACCCACCACTTTCTCTGAAACATTAACTAAAGAATTTCCCGAATTTGCCGATATCCAAAGAGGTGGAATAATTGGAGCGCTGATTCTTTCTCGTATGAAGGCTGCTTAAGCCCTCCCGTTCGAGAGAAGGAGCCCCAAGGGGCAAGTCCCTGAAGCAATCGAGTCCCGACCACCAGGTATGCGGGAATCGAGCATGATGAGCACGCATAAATTCTCCGCGGACGTATAGCTCGCACCGCGAGCGAGACGGGGAGGCTCGGTCGGCTTTTGCCGACCGAGGGGGCGACGTGATCCCCTTAAATTGTAGGAGGTTTTCTTTGTGGATATTTCCGAATTACTGATTTTTGCCGTGGAGAACCAGGGGTCCGACCTCCACGTGAGCGCCGGCGAGCAACCCTTTATAAGGATACATGGTGAGATGAGAAAGGTCGAGGTGGAGAACCTCGATAAGGAGACCGTGCACAACATGGTCTACGGCATCCTCAACGACCAGCAGCGCAAGGCCTACGAAGAGCACCTCGAGCTCGACTTCTCCTTTGCCCTGGGGGAATACGGGAGGTTCAGGGGGAATGTGTTCAAACAGGAGCGCGGGGACGCGGCAGTATTCAGGTCGATCCCGAACAAGATCCCCACTTTCGAAGAGCTGGGCCTGCCAAAGACCCTCATGGAGATCGCCCGCCTGGAAAAAGGGCTTGTCCTCGTGACGGGACCCACGGGGAGCGGGAAATCGACGACCCTGGCCACCATGGTCGACCTCATCAACACGGAGAGCAAGGGGCACATCATTACCATAGAAGACCCCATCGAATTCGTCCACACCTCGAAGAGCTGCCTCGTAAACCAGAGGGAACTGGGCCCTCATACGAAAAGCTTCGCCAATGCCCTTCGAAGCGCGCTCCGTGAAGACCCGGACGTGATACTCGTGGGCGAGCTTCGCGACCTGGAAACCATATCGCTGGCCCTGACCGCCGCGGAAACGGGCCATCTCGTCTTCGGGACCCTCCACACGAGCGGCGCGCCCAGCACGGTGGACAGGGTGATCGACGTATTCCCCGCTGCCCAGCAGAACCAGGTACGCTCCATGTTCGCCGAGTCCGCCCAGGCGGTGGTGACCCAGGCCCTCTTCAAGCGAAAGGACGGCAAGGGCCGTGTCGCCTCCTTCGAGATCCTCCTCGGAAGTCCCGCGGTACGGAACCTTATAAGAGAAGGGAAGATCTTCCAGATCCTTTCCATCATGCAGACGAGCAAGGCTATGGGGATGCAGACCATGGAGGCCGCGGTGCAGGACCTCATTGCGAGAAACATCGTGAACCGGGAGGAAGTCTCCTTCTATCTCTCAAACAAGCTGCAGAGGTAAGGCCATGGCAGACCTTTACGATCATCTGAAATATATGGTGGAGCGTGACGCCTCCGATATCTACCTCACTGTCGGATTGCCCCCCATGTTCCGCATCGAGGGCATCGTGGAGCCCCACGGCGAGACGCCCCTGACCAGCGAAGAGACGGAGGCAATCGCCGCTTCCATCATGAACGACCGTCAGAAGAAGGGATACGAGGAAGAGCTGGAGATGAACCTCGCCCTCTACTATCCCGACCTCGGAAGGTTCAGGGTCAATATCTTCAGGCAGAGGAGCTTCACGGGCCTCGTCATCAGGCAGATAAAGATCACCATCCAGACCATAGACGAGCTCGGCCTCCCCGCGATCATGAAGGAGATCGTCATGACCAGGCGCGGTCTCGTCCTGGTGGTGGGCGCCACGGGAAGCGGAAAATCGACGAGCCTCGCCGCCATGCTCGATTACCGCAACTCCAGCCAGAGGGGCCACATCATCACCATCGAGGACCCCATCGAGTTCGTCCACCCCCACAAGCTGAGCGTGGTCACCCAGCGCGAGGTGGGCTTCGACACCCATTCCTTCGCCAATGCTCTGAAAAATATGCTCCGCCAGGCCCCGGACGTGATCCTGATCGGAGAGATCAGGGACGCCGAGACCATGGAGCACGCCATCACCTTCGCCGAGACCGGCCACCTCGCCCTGGCCACCCTCCACTCGAATAACGCGAACCAGGCGATGGAGAGGATCCTCAATTTCTTTCCCATCGAGCGCCACCTCCAGATCTACATGCAGCTCTCCCTCAACCTGAGGTCGATCATCTCCCAGAGGCTCATCCCCACGGTAGACGGCAAAAGGGTGGCGGCCATAGAGATACTCCTCGATACCCCAAGGGTAAAAGACCTTATCCTGAAAGGGGAGATAGACCTCATCAAGGAAGCCATGGCCCTGGCCTACCACGAAGGCATGCAGACCTTCGACCAGCACATCTTCGACCTCTACATGGCCGGCAGAATAAGCTATGACAGCGCCATCGCCTACTCCGACAGCCCCAACGACGTACGGCTCCACATCAAAATGGCGGAGGTGAAAAAAGACGAGATGGAGCGAAAAGAACCGGCATTCAAGCTGAAGATGGATGAAAAACCCTTCTAAAGGGAAGGGAGACCCTGAATAGGGAACCGCGAAGGATCAGGTCCCCCGCGTGATCCAGGGTGTGTGCCGCCCTCCCCGGGAGGCGCCCGGTGTGCGCTCCCACCTTACTATAATGTGCGCCGAAGAGGATTTTTCACCCATCCTCTCCGGATCTCCTTTTTGTCCGCCCCTGTCGGAGTTTGCCTAAAGGATTCCCAAAAATAATTTTACCCTGGCCTTTCCGTAGCTTGACAGCCTATAGCTGCCGCCTTAGTTTTCTCTTGAGATTTTCTTAGTAAGCCCAAGTTTCTTTACTGAATTGAACAGGACGATCGTGACGCGGGGTCAGAGCGCGGAAAAAGGGGGCTTGTAATGAGAAGATTCGCAGTCCCGGCTATATACGTTTTTATCCTGTATCTCCTCTCAGCATTCTTTTCAGCAGAAATGTCCTACGGGGCGCCCGATTATATCGGCTCCGACGCGTGCAAATCGTGCCACGCCAATTATGTTCAAAGCTACGCGGAATCGATTCACGGCAAGACCTATGTTCCGGGCTCCCCTGCGAAAGAGGAGGGCTGCGAGACATGTCACGGACCGGGAGCGTCCCATGTAAAAAGGGGAGGGGGGAAAGGCACGATGTTTGCCTTCGGGCCGAATCCGGACGCAAGGGAGAAGACCGCAAAATGTCTCAAATGTCACGAGGACTCGCCGAAACAGGCTTTCTGGAATATGAGCAAACATAAAAGCTCCGGCCTTTCCTGTGACACCTGTCATGTGGTCCACACGGGGATGAAGCCGCTACGCGCCCCGTCCGGATATCTGCCGCTGCCTGCCCAGCGCAAGACGATGAAGGCGCCCATGCCCGACCTATGCTTCGGCTGCCATAAGGATGTGAGGTCCCAGACCCTGAGGCAATCCCATCACCCGATCAGGGAGGGCAAGACGGGGTGTTCCGCGTGTCATGAGCCCCACGGCGCCTTCGGCCCGAAAATGGTGAAGGCCGATTCCATAAACGAGTTGTGTTACAAGTGCCACGCGGAGAAAAGAGGGCCCTTCATGGTCGAGCACCCGCCGGTGGCGGAAAATTGCCTCAACTGTCACGTGGCCCATGGAAGCAACCACTCCGCCCTGCTCACCAGAAAGACGCCTCAGCTCTGCCAGAGCTGCCACGACTTCAGCCAGCACCCCGGCACACCGTATACGAGCTTCGAAACCTTCAGGGGACCGGCCCCCAGTAACCGCATGGTATCGCGTAACTGCGTGCTCTGCCATACGAACGTGCACGGCACCAACAGCCCGACGGACAGGGGACAGCGTTTTCTGAGATAGGGGTGACAATATGAGGCCGAGACTTATGCTTTATGTGCTTATTCTGGTAACCGCTCCAATCCTGGACGCCTTTGCGGAAGAGACGAAGAGGGGCGCGCCGGAGGCCGAGCCAAAGAAGGTCGAGCTCGAGGCGGGGGTCACCGGCACCTACCCCGCGGTGCGGGGAAACCAGGCAAAATACAGTGAATACAGGGATATCCGTGGAGGCACGCTGGGGGCCTACGGGTTGATCTATTTCGACTTCGACGACCAAACGGGGAACTTTGTGAAATTCAATGCCCTGAATATGGGATATGACGACCAGTATTACCGGCTGGATGGTGGAAAGAGGGGGAGCTTCAAATATTTCCTCTTCTATAATGAAACGCCCCACAATATCGGGTTCGACGGGATTACGCCCTATACAGGCGCGGGCAGCTCCACCCTCGCCTACGGCGGCCCGGGCGCTGCGAGCGCCAATCCCTCGACCTGGCTCCCCTTCGCATACTCGACAAAGAGGAAGGAATACGGTGGAGGGGCAAAGGTTACCCTCCTTAAGCCCTTCTTTTTCGATGTGTCCTTCTCCCAGGAGAAAAAGACGGGCACCAAACCGTCGGGCGCCGAAGGCGCGGTAGCGGCGTTCGGGAGGGCCATAGAACTCCCCCAGCCCGTCGACTATCAGACCGACCAGGTGAAAGCGGAAGCGGGCTATGCCCGGCAGCCTTTCTTTCTCTCCCTTTCCTACGCATACAGCCAGTTCAAAAATAACAACGATTTTCTAAACTTTCGCAATCCCTTTCTGGTTACCCAGCCGAATGTGGACACTCTTACCCTTCCCCCTGACAACAGTTTTCACAGGGCGGGCCTTACCGGCTCCGCGAAGCTACCTTATAACAGCAAACT
Proteins encoded:
- a CDS encoding secretin N-terminal domain-containing protein; amino-acid sequence: MISLNFDDADVFSVIQTVFGDILRVNYVIDPRIKGRVTFRSVAPIPKNQVLQVMEVILRLNAIGVVEDAGLYRIVPLAEVAREPSPVAFGRDPAKIIVEGKSIIQVVPITFLQSTEVVKLITPFLSANAVVLDVPKSNQIIIVDTDASVRRILSLIETFDNEKQKKKRATVYVYQVQSGKARDIANLLNQIFLGARPGMSGMTGTTPMTGASLSTGTSGARPATGGLTTGPSTGAMPTPSMAQPSMMGYQAGRMPGQEMLVSEITRIFHDDIINSVIVLATPEDYELIKETIVKIDITPRQVVIEGVIAQISLTDELTLGLAYSMNLKFNIGSDRIQGPISLNQSTLTAQAAGIADPTKLAGSGFTFIGADSNGLVRAYVNALASDSKAKLLAAPHILVSDNREARIQVGQQVPLITSETYGSTTVAPQRTVQYKDIGIILKVKPQINASGLVTLEMSQEVSTFETITLYANETQIILDKTEASSSLVVQDGQTIIIGGLIREDNTRDSSGIPYLRNIPILGYLFGNRHRKTSRVEIIILLTPHVIKNQREAAAATSEYVDNITAAEIVKGGLTKEDLTKGGVQIRRGLPDTSTIVAPSNSNGQSDVVVPLPYGMPDNKGSYVPLAPGPSSPLVPAPVRP
- the gspG gene encoding type II secretion system major pseudopilin GspG, with the protein product MLIRKIRRTDRRGFTLVELLVVMVIIGLLAALVGPKLFPKLGKGKQAAAKAQIELLGQSLDQFRLDVGRYPTSQEGLNALVANPGTENWDGPYLKKALPADPWGKPYNYQCPGTHGEYDISSYGRDGTAGGEGEDKDVTSWD
- a CDS encoding PBP1A family penicillin-binding protein, whose product is MYSRVIKLTILFLLLPAVFGAGFGYALVNYLEIPDVKQLESYKPKSSTRLYSDDGTLYSELFVEKRLPIPITEMPYNLKYAFIAIEDVRFYSHFGIDVRGIGRAAFRNLMKRGISEGASTITQQLARNLYLSQQKTFKRKIEEAVLAIQIERSYSKDEILNMYLNLIYLGEGAHGVEAAAYTYFHKRAKELTLEECATLAALTKSPSRLSPFKAPTRALERRNTVLFRMQEAGFIPRNSYAKAVKTPLTVAPFRAYEKKNGYFIEYVKQMLEEYVTEPQEIYTTGLNVKTTVNLKMTEYAYEAIQKGVELYKNRNPGAKEIPEVAVIAIEVKTGELKVLIGGKDFSTSPFNRAVQAKRQPGSSFKPIIYLAALEKGFKPDTILRDGPLSFTNPYTHTVWSPRNYKNQYMGDVTMRRALEASLNTATVRLLEKTGLDNVIDLAKRLHIDANFQPNLSLALGTTEIAPLDLANAYAAIARGGIYMPPVAVKRVATTEGEEKYVEEVHGEVVVAPEVALSLVDIMKGVVKRGTARAAAGMPYSLAGKTGTTDEFRDAWFIGFSPNLLCAVWVGFDKKAYLGNKESGGTAALPIWIEFMSKALTLYPNEDFSFLPEQAKGSQNETQP
- the miaA gene encoding tRNA (adenosine(37)-N6)-dimethylallyltransferase MiaA; this translates as MLSNKTKILAVVGPTCTGKSALALTLAAQFDAEIINADSMQVYRHFTIGTAKPDTVVLGAIPHHLIDIAEAEEDFNAALFVEKADRAISEITARGKLPILVGGTGLYLRALTYGLFKAPSDTAIREELRDEYDRDPLGFYERLKEIDYAYAMRISFKDRVRAVRAMEVFRLTGSPMSELEKEHGFREARYDMLKIGLTGEREELYRRINGRVEEMLERGWVEEVKGLIAMGYDEAAKPFGSIGYREILLYIKGEIPYEVMVEDIKKHTRHYAKRQVTWFSKEKEVNWFSYPRQTRAIEEKIKEFLGSWS
- the scpB gene encoding SMC-Scp complex subunit ScpB, which encodes MELKSIIEAILFSSARPVSLRYLTRKLSDFPPDDVARALSDLTQEYYASGRAMVIQEVAGGFQMRTRPDYREWVTRFVREKEVGLTKSLLEVLSIIAYKQPISKREIDQMRGVDSSRAIKILLERHLIELGGRLDDVGKPVGFRTTHNFLETYGLKNLADLPTFKEVEALES
- a CDS encoding type IV pilus twitching motility protein PilT — protein: MDISELLIFAVENQGSDLHVSAGEQPFIRIHGEMRKVEVENLDKETVHNMVYGILNDQQRKAYEEHLELDFSFALGEYGRFRGNVFKQERGDAAVFRSIPNKIPTFEELGLPKTLMEIARLEKGLVLVTGPTGSGKSTTLATMVDLINTESKGHIITIEDPIEFVHTSKSCLVNQRELGPHTKSFANALRSALREDPDVILVGELRDLETISLALTAAETGHLVFGTLHTSGAPSTVDRVIDVFPAAQQNQVRSMFAESAQAVVTQALFKRKDGKGRVASFEILLGSPAVRNLIREGKIFQILSIMQTSKAMGMQTMEAAVQDLIARNIVNREEVSFYLSNKLQR
- a CDS encoding PilT/PilU family type 4a pilus ATPase encodes the protein MADLYDHLKYMVERDASDIYLTVGLPPMFRIEGIVEPHGETPLTSEETEAIAASIMNDRQKKGYEEELEMNLALYYPDLGRFRVNIFRQRSFTGLVIRQIKITIQTIDELGLPAIMKEIVMTRRGLVLVVGATGSGKSTSLAAMLDYRNSSQRGHIITIEDPIEFVHPHKLSVVTQREVGFDTHSFANALKNMLRQAPDVILIGEIRDAETMEHAITFAETGHLALATLHSNNANQAMERILNFFPIERHLQIYMQLSLNLRSIISQRLIPTVDGKRVAAIEILLDTPRVKDLILKGEIDLIKEAMALAYHEGMQTFDQHIFDLYMAGRISYDSAIAYSDSPNDVRLHIKMAEVKKDEMERKEPAFKLKMDEKPF
- a CDS encoding DmsE family decaheme c-type cytochrome, with amino-acid sequence MRRFAVPAIYVFILYLLSAFFSAEMSYGAPDYIGSDACKSCHANYVQSYAESIHGKTYVPGSPAKEEGCETCHGPGASHVKRGGGKGTMFAFGPNPDAREKTAKCLKCHEDSPKQAFWNMSKHKSSGLSCDTCHVVHTGMKPLRAPSGYLPLPAQRKTMKAPMPDLCFGCHKDVRSQTLRQSHHPIREGKTGCSACHEPHGAFGPKMVKADSINELCYKCHAEKRGPFMVEHPPVAENCLNCHVAHGSNHSALLTRKTPQLCQSCHDFSQHPGTPYTSFETFRGPAPSNRMVSRNCVLCHTNVHGTNSPTDRGQRFLR